CAAAAGAGGTGATACTATTTGGATGAAAGAGCTAATCAGTATCACCAAAAATATTCCAAAAAGCAGAAGTTTAAATTCTCCAAAGTACTTCCAAAGCCTTCTGAGTGTATTTTTCAAATCCTTTGGCTTGGCACTTTTGGCAGAAAATCTATGACCAGGCCCTCTTCCCGGTGCAGGTCCTGGTCCAAACGCAGGTGGCTGAAAAGAAGATGTAGATCCTTTTCTTTCTTCAGGCACTTTTTTCATCCCCCTCTCCCATCTGAGTATAATAGATTTCCTGGTAAATAGGACATGTTTTCAACAGCTCTTCATGTGTTCCCATTGCGACAACTTTTCCAGCGTCCATGACCAAAATCTTATCTGCATGTTTTATAGAAGATATCCTCTGGGCGATTATGAAAGTGGTTGTGCCATCAATATACTCTTTCAAAGCTGCTTGTATTTTCTTTTCTGTTGCCATGTCAACAGCAGATGTGCAGTCGTCCAAAATCAAAATCTTTGGCTTTTTCAAAATAGCTCTTGCAATTGATATTCTCTGTTTCTGTCCGCCAGAAAGGTTCACACCCCGCTCAGAAACGTCTGTGTCATACCCTTTTTCAAAGCTCATTATAAAATCGTGTGCCTGCGCAGCTTTTGCCGCTTCAATTATCTGCTCCATTGAGGCTTCTTCATTGCCCCATGCAATGTTTTCTTTTAAGCTTCCTGTGAAAAGTATTGTTTCCTGCAAAACCATGCTGATGCTCTTTCTTAAAACATCAACGTCGTAGTCTTTCACATTTATATCGTCTATTAAAACCTCTCCATATGTCGCATCGTAAAGCCTCGGGATAAGACTTACCAAGGTGGACTTTCCAGCACCCGTTGTGCCAATGATTCCAATGACCTCGCCCGGGTTTGCAACAAATGAGATGTTCTCAAGAGCAGGACTTTCTTCATTTTCATTGTAATAAAACGTGACATTTCTAAACTCTACCTTGCCAAGTTCTACCGGCTTTTTGATTGCATTCCCTTTACTCTTTATATCAATTTCACACTCCAAAACTTCATTGATTCTTTCTGCAGATGCACTTGCCCTTGTGATGAACAAGAATATATTTCCTATCATCATGAGGGAAAATAAAATCTGCATCGTGTAGTTTATAAATGCCATCAGCTGACCAACTTCCATATAACCATATTTTACTTGAAATCCACCAAGCCATACAACGCCTACCATCGCCATGTTCATCACAAGTCCAAAAAGAGGCATTGAGATCACCA
The sequence above is drawn from the Caldicellulosiruptor bescii DSM 6725 genome and encodes:
- a CDS encoding ABC transporter ATP-binding protein, which codes for MIKLFRYLKPYTWAVVLAPLFMLLEVVMDLMQPRFLERIIDVGLKNGDMAYIFKTGLLMILAALIGMVGGGGCVVFSSIASQNFAYDLRCDLFRKVMAFSFKNVDRFRPETLITRLTNDVMQIQNVVMMMLRIVVRAPLLFIGGLVMALTINVKLSLVLFTAIPFVILIFYFMIKKSFPMFSELQKKIDRVNAVMRENLLGSRVVKAFVRHEHEKNRFFDANQQLLQTSLKAFGFVVISMPLFGLVMNMAMVGVVWLGGFQVKYGYMEVGQLMAFINYTMQILFSLMMIGNIFLFITRASASAERINEVLECEIDIKSKGNAIKKPVELGKVEFRNVTFYYNENEESPALENISFVANPGEVIGIIGTTGAGKSTLVSLIPRLYDATYGEVLIDDINVKDYDVDVLRKSISMVLQETILFTGSLKENIAWGNEEASMEQIIEAAKAAQAHDFIMSFEKGYDTDVSERGVNLSGGQKQRISIARAILKKPKILILDDCTSAVDMATEKKIQAALKEYIDGTTTFIIAQRISSIKHADKILVMDAGKVVAMGTHEELLKTCPIYQEIYYTQMGEGDEKSA